Below is a window of Plasmodium brasilianum strain Bolivian I chromosome 14, whole genome shotgun sequence DNA.
GGGAAACTACCATGAacatgtaaaaaaagaaaagaaatcgTATAATGCTAATAATTGTACGACTAATTATGATAACTATATTATGCATCATAAGGGAAACGATTTTACGCATGAGAAAATGAATATTAGTTCGATGCAAACGTTAAGCATTGCTCGTGATGAAGGTAATCGAGGAAGCGGTGGTATTAGTGGTGGTAACGGTAATGGCAGCCATAGTGGGAACTGGAATGGaatcaataataaaaacgatACTAATTACGGTAATAGTACCACCAATAACAATCCTGTTACTAAGGAGGAGAACGTACTGGATGCGTCCATTCCTCAAGAGCATAACATTAGCTGGACAAGTATCAAATGTGAAAATATGATAGATGAAATAACGTTCCCACCGATTTATGAAGAACGTAAGGATGAATGGTTTAAGGctaatgaaaatgaagacTGGCATGTgcataaattatgtaaatggTTATACAATGTTAAGGACAatctatattttaatattagcaaccaagaaatttattttgaaaaaaatagaaaatttttgaaatttgaAAATTCGTTTGAAGAAAATGCAAACACTGGCTCTGATGAAATAGAGGCAAATAATTTTGTGGAAGATCATGACAAAAAGTATGAGGATTGTAAACAGTTCTATTCCAATGGTGATTGTAGAAAAGATGCTAACATTAATGTTAATGTTAAGCAGGAGTTGTACAGGGGTGAGAGTGGTAATAACGAAAGTGTAAATGGCAGTATGAATAGTAGTATGAATGATAGTTTTAATAGTAGCATGAATGGAAGCAATGGTGTAAGAGTTAATGGAAGTAACAGTGGtggtaatagtagtagtgaGCATTGTAATGGTAAGAGCGTAGAGAACAACAGTCGAAGCAGTAAGAACAACATTAGCAAACGGGGAACAagtaaagataaaaatatgtatgacAAGAATTATGTAGAAAAAAGGGATACAATGAATGAAAGCTTTTCAAATGATATGGAAACCGTAGAACAGAACGATGAAACTGTTGAAGAATTCAGTATGGTATTAGAAGATGATTTAGTATGTGGAACTTTTAGTAAAATAGGTAATCATAATAGAGGAGAAAATGaagatttttatataacaaaagATATATTAGACTTAAACCATGTTTCTGAGAGTGATGGGTTATGTTTCTTTAGTGGTGTATTTGATGGGCATGGTGGATCTAATTGTGCAAGATATGTGATGACacatttaaaaacaaatttgaTTGCAAAATTTAGACAGTCGTTTTTAATAACATgtaaaaaacaatttaaagaaaaaagttcAAGATTAAATGATTTAAGTGTTGAAATAAGAGCACTGTATGATAGTTGTATAAAAGGGTTTGATATGACTGATAAGAATTATATTGAAATTtcgaaaaaatatgattataaGGATGGTTCAACTGCTTGTGTTGTACTAATATATGGTCCAGATGATGATGGATCTTTAAAAGTTTTATGTGCAAATTGTGGAGATTCAGGGGCTTTAATTtgtcataataaaaaaccaATTAAATTGTCCTTACGCCATAAACCTGATTTACAAGAAGAAAGAATGAGGATATTAAAATGCGGAGGAATAATAGCAAATATTAATGGTATAAATAGAATTATTACTAAacataaagataaaaataataaaagtaaagaGAAGACATTTTTAGCTTTATCAACATCCAGATCATTTGGGGATATATCATACAAAGTACCCAGGAAAATTGTTCTATGTAAACCGTTTATTAGTGTTTATACAATAGATTTTGATATGGACTCTTTTCTTGTTCTAGCTACTGATGgaatattaaatgtattaagTGACAAGGAAATTATTGATATTGTttggaaaaatatacataaaaaaccTGAAGAGGCAGCAGAAGAAGTGGTCAAAGAAGCAACGAGAAGGGGATCCACGGACGACAAAACCTGCACAgtcatctttttttattggaGAAAGGATATTTTTAGCAATTTACTCGAAAATGCTAGCTTGGAGCATATCGCGCACGAGGATTCCAAGGGGGAGGTATGAGCACATTTAAACAGGCTAGGAAATTTTAGTTGCATGGGTGAATAGATTTGTGGGcattattatatcattttttattcccctttttttccatttttattccCATTTTGTTCCTTTTGTACTCccattttattccttttattcTCCCATTTTGTTCCTTTTGTACTCCCAttttattcgttttattCTCCCAttttattcgttttattctcccattttattccttttattctcccattttattccttttattctcccattttattccttttattctcccattttattccttttattctcccattttattcgttttattctcccattttattcttttattctcccattttattccttttattctcccattttattccttttattctcccattttattccttttattctcccattttattccttttattctcccattttattccttttgtactcccattttattccttttgtactcccattttattccttttgtactcccattttattccttttgtactcccattttattccttttgtactcccattttattccttttgtactcccattttattccttttgtactcccattttattccttttgtactcccattttattccttttgtACTCCCATTTTATTCtccttttattcttttattttcttttattttattttttttgtacaggACATTAACATGTTTTCAGAAATATTCTGACCCGTTCAGGtacttttaaaaactttTCAAAATTGGAGGACAAATATGGTAAGCACAAGTTTTacattaaaatgttttttgaaaaatggaATAGAACAAGTTTCGTTAAAGAACATTATATACAACGTGCAATTTCggattttaagaaaaatgtgGAGTGAGCGAACGTTATATGGTTAATttggaacaaaaaaaaaataataagaaaattaaaaaaaaaaaagtgaaataaaGAGGAATAAGAAGAATACGGGGctttttttgcattattatAAAGCAATTAACGCAAATCGAtgttttacattattttgttttatttcactttattttactttattttacttcattctactttattttttttttcctaaaaagaaaaaaaattaagaatttgtttttaattatatactgttcaatcttatatatatatatatatatatacacaccaCACATTTgcagcatttttttttagctgATATTACCTTGTTCTTTTCGTTGTAAAggtgaaaatttaaataaattgaaaaaattaaaaaataatgatgaaataaaaggaaaaagctCTGAGATATAACTTCGTTTCTTtgcttttcttttcctttttattatattattttttttttatttcccctcacatgttaatttttgttgtatttaatatttatcatttgttTTTTGCCAATTTGGCTGCAATGGTTTTACACTTGAAGAGAACGTTTTGCgggtatatatgtgtgtatgtatatatgtatgtatatacgtgtatatatgcgagtactaatatatgtatatgtatgtataaatatatatatattttttttgttttgcccatatatacacacatacgtatGAACAATGcgtatttttgtataattcaCTTGGATATATAGGGACAAAATTTTgggaaatttttattaaccacaaattacactttttaatttgtctttttttttttttttttttttttttttttatccccATTAGATTGTTATTTTCTCATTCTCCTATCTCCTTAAAATTCTCTAACTGTAAAGTTATAAAATCCTTAAGTAGCTTTTTATGAAATGATACTAATGCTCCTCcttgtatatatgaataattttttatatctttaattaaattggcaatattttcttcattttttgttttgtgttggccaaatatttttttatcttttatgtTTACTAATTTTTGGTATAACTGATTATTTGTGTCTTTAAATCCAAGTATTACATCATTCTGTCTTATCTCAAAATAAAGGAAAGAGGATTTTTCATCAGGATTCAAAAgcaaatttttatgtatttctccacatatatattctttgtttaatattttataaaagtttGTTAATgattgtttattattttttaagtcgaggaataagaattttaaaatttcctttttcatctttttcatCGTATGCACAACTGTTTGCctatatttttgaataaacGGAGCTGTGCCTCGACAAGGGTTCTACGGCATAGGTGCTACTAGTCACATGCGCAAGAGAGGATCTTAGTGCTACTGCTACTAACACGGCTCTCTATAATTACACGTTTGTACTTCCGCTCGTGTTTTGGTTTGTACTTCCTCTCGTATTTCCGTTTGTGCTTCTGTTCACGGTTGAGTTCACGTTTTCgagtgtatatgtatgtagaTCGTATGTACACACGTTTTAATACGTATAGTGCATGTACTCGTGCGAGCAGCTCGTatttgcaaattttttaatatcgtTTGgacataaaattttcatttttcctcttttgGTAAGTtgagtaaaaaaatataattcatttaaaattattaggAAATGGACAAAATAGAagaacataatttaaaaatggagTAAATTCAGAGTGGacgaaaaaaagatattgcctctaaattattacttaaatgtatatattgtttCCACCAACAtatgcattaaaaaatttacagtCATGTTTCCCAcgggaaaataaataaaagagcaaaataaaaaaaaaaaaaaagataaaataagtttaatgaaaaaaaaagataaaataagtttaatgaaaaaaaaagataaaaaaagtttaatgaaaaaaaaagataaaaaaagtttaatgaaaaaatgaaaaaaattaataaaataagttgaataaaaaaaatcaaaaaaaattggtaAAATTCGTGAAATacgcaaaataaataaaattatataagtatgcaaaataaaaaaaaagaaaaatatgacaaACAGTTTTTTCGCCCTGCACACAAGACAGTTTATATATCATTGtgttacttttctttttcattttccacTGACTTCACCGAATTTGAAACCCAGTCAAGATAATCctgaagaaaaaattttatatgaaaaattgtaaaaatgcatggtgcttttttttctttttttctttttttctttttttttttaaatatatatacataaacagcTGCATAAAACAAAGGGGGATTTATTAGCCATTTTAGAacttttgttaaaatatgcTATTTTGAAATgcttttttatgaaatattttgcACAGAAAATTTGCAACCATTCTTATGGTATTCGAGTAATTCACGTAAAAATACTCATACAAGGGGGTTggcgtatatatacaaatatacatttgAGTATACGagcatatgaatatatatacacttgaATGTACGTGCGCGcgaatatataattttgaacAGCATAAATTCATCCAATGAAGGATATATATTGATATGCGTTTCAACTAACTTTGCTCCCATGTTGTATTGGAACAGCAATAACctgaagcaaaaaaaatgtacaagtAGGTGAATAGAcgagaagaaaaaatgacaaaatgtAAGGgggaacaataaaaaaacaaaaaaaaaaaaaagaacctatttcttcttcttcttaaTATACCTCTGGCACCTCGTACGGATGATTTAACTTTACCATGGATACAATTTGGTcgaacatatttttttttgttttaatcaTCATTAAGACTTCGTTGTCCCGCTAAAGTGAAACAAACGTTTTAATTTGGTACCGTAGGGAATAAAGAAGGGCAAAAGATAAAAgagagaaaaggaaaaacatacgagtaaaaatgtgtacaaaataaagcacaacaaagtatatatgcaaaaaatacatgaatgaaaaaagacctagataataaattacattattttgCTTATAAAGTTTGAGTATGCATGTGTGTGTATAGGTGGGTGTGTatgttttttctattttttttttttttttttttttttttttattatccttCGTACAGCTATTTCTCCTTTCCAGTGATACATACTATGGACACCcggaattatatttatgcaaCTAGCTAACTTCtcttttaacaaaatattggAAATCTAACCGGACgggaaaagtaaaataaaagttaatGGAAATATCGATATGTGAATTTCAGTTTTACTTGGATTTATTACGatgttatttatgtttatttttgtaaatactgttggaatttttttttttttttttttttttttcatcaaattttatttattattttttttttttagtgttAATTTTTCTTGACTTCTTTACATTTcagtttttacttttttttaattaaaacttgtttttgtttttcttccttGTACATTTTCAGCAACTTCCTTACTCGGAGCTGTAACATATACAGCTACAAAAGAGGTATTATTATTCTCCATTTGATTAGATGGTATTAATCGTTGGGATGATGTACAGTTGTATCTATTATAGGAGAAACTGTTAAGTAGTAAATTAcgctttaatatattatttatgaaaaaggaATCCCGAAAATGTTTATTACATCTTTTCTTTGCTACAATTGTTAGGGAAATaaacattattaaaatattatgtacacgcattaatatatttaagaagggaataaaaaagaaaaaaaaaaaaaaaagataaattaatTGGTACACTGTTCCAAGGGTcgtaatatgaataaaacaaatttgtaattttgtaattttacaattttgcTAATCTGGGATGTTCAACGTATActcatacatttatacataagcATGTgagtatgtatttatttaagtaCGTATGTtagtatgtacgtatgttcgtatgtacgtatgttcgtatgtacgtatgttagtatgtacgtatgttcgtatgtgcgtatgttagtatgtacgtatgttcgtatgtacgtatgttaGTATGttagtatgtatgtatttaagtatgcatgtatttaagtatgcatgtatttaagtatgcatgtatttaagtatgcatgtatttaagtatgcatgtatttaagtatgcatgtacgtatatatatagcctTTGCTGAGTTTTCGCTTTAACTATCCGCGATGACATGCACAcaatttttgcaaaaacgaaaattgtaatatatatatattatatatatatatttatatatatatatatatatatatatatatatatatgagaaaTAAAACGATGGCTCCAAATTTATGAAAGTAGCGAAATGTGTTTCCTCGTTTTTCTTGTGCAAAATGGCATACATTAAATCGGgcaattattttgtttttcgaGCGggcataaatgtatatatcttGTAGAACTTTAAGCCTATTTGCATTTGGAAATTTGTGTCGTGTTTTCGTGTGGTTTGTTCTGCTTCGTTTTATATAGCTCCAATTTAATTTGCTTCGTTCTTTTTTTCCGCCCCTTTTTGATCTCGCGGAATCCTCTGATCGTCCTTCTTGTAATTCCATCATGCCGATTCTgcaaagaaaacaaaaaaaaaaaaaaaattaatatataaataaatatataaaaatacaaaatggatagagaaagaaaaatggCTTATAAAAACGGATAAGCAGAAGGAACTTCTACAAGTTACACAATCATgccataaataaatatttttgtaggTATTGCATGTGTGTAGGGTGATGCCGAAATATAAGCAGCTTATAGGGCAGTATTACGAATAGTTagtttctttttctttttttttttccccttatACCCGGGCTCTCCTTATCCGTGTTATCATTGGAGTCGTTGAGGGGAATGAGTGCGGGTGGTACTCCATGCACAGTCAGAGGTAAATCTTTAAAAAGCATGTTTTTGTTCTTTAAGAATTTATATGCTCTGTTACTCATAAGAGTTGTAAGCGTTTGATATATTTGATCAGATAAATCATGGCAACAGgtaatatctatatattctAATGGAGAATAGGAtgtttttaaagaatttataaGATATATGCCATCATTATTTATAGGACAACCAGATAAGTTAAGAAATTTTAACCCTTTAAAGGAATTAATAGATATGCAATTAGTATTATCAACAAAGTTGtacatttattcatttttatgatatatggagtttttcctttattcttgtaaatatgtatttttttgttatatctGTTGCTCTgttaaaatttgttaatcCTGTGCAAGAgaagaaattattttcatcattgtGTCTGTTCGAAATTAATTCCTTTAgttcatttgttttatttttatctgcatttttataatgaaatGTTTTTGATGCATTTTCGTTTGAACTGTTGGACATGCTGTAAACTGGATTCACTGTATATGTGTTATTATTCTTCCTGGCACTAGATAATGTGCTAGATCCGGGGTAAAGTAGGCTATGTGGATGAGCGATTTGTGTATCTTCTACTATGTTGCCTTGGCCTTCTTCTGCTTCATCTTCTTCCCCATTGCCTTCTTTCCCCTAACCTTCTTGCCAGGCTTTCCTTTTCGCGTGAAGAGAAGATATGAACGATGGGTAGCCCCCCTGCGCATGAACACGTTCATAGTTAGTACATACCTCAATCAGTTTTGCCTGTGCAATTAATGCGTCTGAAATATAAACGCA
It encodes the following:
- a CDS encoding protein phosphatase PPM4, which codes for MITNNTEKEIKNENYNNPNLSDDNSIVERGVVVDEKENNLKIAYKDKCPIDYEGENYYCESGGENLRVNKKEMEVDGEGVVEEEMEVEWKGGEKEELEDAIDEEIEGKDEEKGDEATEEEEKVELEEAIEEAEEEDEGEDDEHREEPNDIKNDYDENSGVHNNGQRFKLKRVPSGDVPSEKTIENKDELLECNNSNNSNGNNSSNDNGNYNSNDNGNYNGNDNGNSYLKENICKFERDMPDERSRNCKNDDNNIHKKIYENNEKCKNMNIMKKGYHKRINDIIIDKLVHKTFNNIMKDTSKKCSVTDSPNMEYKNKRSLTVYNDDLKRETKKYKTKGSFENSDGLAAYMMKNKKEDDTGKTYVKYEMDADDGGDGYDDGVDHDDNHGEGYIEYSKNDKFLIYCKNHLKKFDEMDVDELMKYKKEETVENKGNYHEHVKKEKKSYNANNCTTNYDNYIMHHKGNDFTHEKMNISSMQTLSIARDEGNRGSGGISGGNGNGSHSGNWNGINNKNDTNYGNSTTNNNPVTKEENVLDASIPQEHNISWTSIKCENMIDEITFPPIYEERKDEWFKANENEDWHVHKLCKWLYNVKDNLYFNISNQEIYFEKNRKFLKFENSFEENANTGSDEIEANNFVEDHDKKYEDCKQFYSNGDCRKDANINVNVKQELYRGESGNNESVNGSMNSSMNDSFNSSMNGSNGVRVNGSNSGGNSSSEHCNGKSVENNSRSSKNNISKRGTSKDKNMYDKNYVEKRDTMNESFSNDMETVEQNDETVEEFSMVLEDDLVCGTFSKIGNHNRGENEDFYITKDILDLNHVSESDGLCFFSGVFDGHGGSNCARYVMTHLKTNLIAKFRQSFLITCKKQFKEKSSRLNDLSVEIRALYDSCIKGFDMTDKNYIEISKKYDYKDGSTACVVLIYGPDDDGSLKVLCANCGDSGALICHNKKPIKLSLRHKPDLQEERMRILKCGGIIANINGINRIITKHKDKNNKSKEKTFLALSTSRSFGDISYKVPRKIVLCKPFISVYTIDFDMDSFLVLATDGILNVLSDKEIIDIVWKNIHKKPEEAAEEVVKEATRRGSTDDKTCTVIFFYWRKDIFSNLLENASLEHIAHEDSKGEV
- a CDS encoding protein CutA translates to MLFKDLPLTVHGVPPALIPLNDSNDNTDKESPEVPSAYPIGMMELQEGRSEDSARSKRGGKKERSKLNWSYIKRSRTNHTKTRHKFPNANRLKISKIVKLQNYKFVLFILRPLEQSKKRCNKHFRDSFFINNILKRNLLLNSFSYNRYNCTSSQRLIPSNQMENNNTSFVAVYVTAPSKEVAENISNILLKEKLASCINIIPGVHSMYHWKGEIARDNEVLMMIKTKKNMFDQIVSMVKLNHPYEVPEVIAVPIQHGSKDYLDWVSNSVKSVENEKEKSTNGNTRGSTNQNTSGSTNVQTVVHTMKKMKKEILKFLFLDLKNNKQSLTNFYKILNKEYICGEIHKNLLLNPDEKSSFLYFEIRQNDVILGFKDTNNQLYQKLVNIKDKKIFGQHKTKNEENIANLIKDIKNYSYIQGGALVSFHKKLLKDFITLQLENFKEIGE